The nucleotide sequence atCATTAACATAAATCTTttgaaattgttttatttttactgATATATTAGCAAAAGTTTCAAGGAGTGGGCCTCGAGAATGTTCTGACTTAAGAATAGGAAAATTTACTTTATCTCCATTATGTATTAATGatttttttcgttcactaattctATTAACTATTTGTTGAAGAGGTTGATTACCTTTGCGGactagattttttaaaaatatcatattgTTCTCAAAGGGAAATGAACTGAAATTTTCAATACTACCAAATGTTTCCACATCATTTGGGATGTGGAGTAAATTATGCACATTATGAGAAACATTTTCCTCCccataaagtaaagaaaatgtcTGCACAAAATGGTATAATAACTGTTTGGCATAGTTtacattttggttttttgaaAGCAAAATTACTGAAACATGAAGAGTCAAAAAATTGTCATAAATTTCTTTTGAAATATTTTGCTCAAGCAACAGTAATGGAcctgtataaaataaaaataaccgAAACTCTGTTGCTTTCCATCTTTTAACTTCAGAGAGAGACCTCGGTTTCCTTGAAAACTCAGCTGgtatttgttttttaaactcTAAATATTTTGCTGacatattatttatttgttgAGAAGGTAAACGATGAGTAGGTTTTCCTGAAATCCATACATTTAATAGTTTTTTCATAACACCCAGGCAAATTAAGTGCATATAATCAAGTGGAAATGAGTTTATCATATCCAACCCTGGAATGTTCTCTAAGATGGAAGTCTCATTGTGGTGGTTTTTCTGTTTCTTTGTGCGAAACGTATCATCTGTTCTTAAGCAAAACCTATCTAATGCTGGAAAGCAAGTTCTATGAGCTATATAAGTGCCTTTAATATTACATTTAGAACAGGAATTGTAACCAGTATGACCCACAGTGCATTTAATAAATGATTTTGCAGGAACATCACATATGAAACAAACAATTTTCACACTATATCTAATTTTGTTGTAAACAAAGCCATTAGTAATTAATTCAATAGCCTCGTTTACGAAATCTGCCATAAATTCATTTGCACTATTAGACTTTTCACTCCCTTGATAAATTCCACAAATgtcaacaacatttttatttctCATAAGGTTAACCATAATCGGCCAGACTTGGTTCCCAGAGCTTTTTGAAATGGGTAAACCATCAACATTTACACAAATGTCTAAATTAACACTCATCTTATgcaacacattttttttaattctgtaatTAAATTTTCGAGACACTGAGCTAACCCAAAATGATAATAAAACCCTGGCTCTattattttaatctttgaaccagtGTCACGAGGTGTTTTTAAAAGAGTCCTTGCATCCCTGGGTACATCAAGATTACTTTTTCGCAAAATATCCAATAAATCGGACAAGGCACAATGGTTTATATTATGCTTGACAGCCCAATTACTTAATTGATTTGTAAAAGGTATTTGCCAGTTATTGGAATTATCATTTTCCTCGTGATTTTCGGATGTGTTTTGATAATTTACTTCGCTTTCATTATCTTGGGCACAAGAAGTAGGAGTACAGGAATGAGACTGATTACCACTGGTACTGGTAGACGGTTTTTCAATATCAATATAATTGTTATCGTTTGTCAGCCGTTTAAAGTGCTGACTATATTTATTTAATAGTTTTCTTTTTTCCTGACTATCCATTATAAATACTTACTTTATAAAAGCCACAACACTCAACACTTACAAATCCAAAAAGAACAAAGACACGACATGACTCAACACCTCTAACTTAACCTTGCTTTTGCAAATTGCAAActaggtcttcttctttttctactAATCTTCTTTTTTGCAAAGCTAATGCAGGGCAGGGATATCAGGATATCGCGTACACAAATACGTCAGTCACAATATTTTAAGACCGATTGTTATAAAGTTTAAGGACAATtaacaattattcacaaatagatgtgAGTTGTATATTTTGTAATGAAAAACATAGATTAAGAGAAACATTCTAGGGACATCCCACTGATGTTTACATTTAACAACCATATTTATGTACCAAGAGAAACATTCTAGGAACATCCCATCTAGGTCGGAAACATTGGAACACTAGTAGTACTTTAATGGGATGTCCCGGGAAAATACTGTGTTATCTGGGTTACGGACCCCATACCTTGCCCtccgaaatctggaactacgcctagcaacaccaggtctaccaacaactatcactgttactatccaaaaacgaaaaaaaaaagtgaaatgtGGGGCGGAAACTTggattgtgcaaaagaaacataaatcaatgataaacgcgaccgagatgaaatacatgagaagaatagctgGAGTTACGAAATTTGATAGAtttagaaatgaagatataaggagGGAGCTGGAgcaagaaccgataatgaggaagatcgaaaacaaacctTGAACTGGTTTGGCCACCTAGAGAGAATGGAGTAAAACATACTAGCAAAGAAGATAGATGAAGCCAAAATTGGAAACAAAAGAAGAAAGGGAAGACCGAGGAGGACATGGATGGACCAAATCGATGATATAGGTGAAAAGAGAGACGTGACTATAAGGGACATAAagatgaagaacctggccaccaatgaAAGTGCATGGAAGAAATGTATAAAAGGCGAAACCCTACATCCCACGGCCTGAAGgccactaaggattatgagaaagaagaaataaatcatCTTTTAACTCAGAAAGTAGCCACattttaagtgattttagttaaatcttaatattatGGGCCCAAGAATCTACAgctaaaatatttccaattattaatgaaacaccgtGTATATTGTATATCCCACAAGAAAACTATAGATTCTGCTAACACCTAAGCATTATCCGTGCATTATAAAACAAACCAACAGTTTCATTCAATAATTTATATTGTAAAATCAAGCAAATTAATAAGGATTAAAGAGAATACTCTACGAACGTATGCATAGTTGTACACATATTATATCTCTATCTGAAGTTATACAGTAGGCAGACTATTAGATTAAGGTAGTTTCTACTTAGAACTTCCACTCAACAAACTAATTCAGCGTTGATAGCATTAGACTGTTCTATACAGGCCACGCTTTAGTTACCCCACATAACTTACGATGAGATCTGCTTGCAGGTGTACTTAGTATTTGCTAAATAGAATTTAATATGGAAGCTAGCTCGTTACCAACATCAATATAATCAACACCATCATAGTACAGGTAACAAaactctaatttttttttattataggttattcactacatgcaatcaataaacaaaaacattataagcatgttagttgtttgttcaaaggggtgtaagtataaatttg is from Diabrotica virgifera virgifera chromosome 9, PGI_DIABVI_V3a and encodes:
- the LOC126891861 gene encoding uncharacterized protein LOC126891861 isoform X1, translating into MSVNLDICVNVDGLPISKSSGNQVWPIMVNLMRNKNVVDICGIYQGSEKSNSANEFMADFVNEAIELITNGFVYNKIRYSVKIVCFICDVPAKSFIKCTVGHTGYNSCSKCNIKGTYIAHRTCFPALDRFCLRTDDTFRTKKQKNHHNETSILENIPGLDMINSFPLDYMHLICLGVMKKLLNVWISGKPTHRLPSQQINNMSAKYLEFKKQIPAEFSRKPRSLSEVKRWKATEFRLFLFYTGPLLLLEQNISKEIYDNFLTLHVSVILLSKNQNVNYAKQLLYHFVQTFSLLYGEENVSHNVHNLLHIPNDVETFGSIENFSSFPFENNMIFLKNLVRKGNQPLQQIVNRISERKKSLIHNGDKVNFPILKSEHSRGPLLETFANISVKIKQFQKIYVNDYY